Proteins encoded by one window of Cannabis sativa cultivar Pink pepper isolate KNU-18-1 chromosome 4, ASM2916894v1, whole genome shotgun sequence:
- the LOC115712820 gene encoding BTB/POZ domain-containing protein At1g67900, whose product MKFMKLGSRPDTFYTTEAVRSISSEVSSDLIIQVKGSRYLLHKFPLLSKCSRLQKLCSESPESSQHQIVQLPDFPGGVEAFELCAKFCYGITITLSAYNIVSTRCAAEYLQMTEDVEKGNLIYKIEVFFNSCILNGWRDSIVTLQSTKAYALWSEELEITSRCIEAIASKVLTHPSKVSLSHSYSRRGTRDDVSSCNGGGGGESQRHRTTSKGWWAEDLAELDIDLYWRTMIAIKSGGKIPTNLIGDALKIYAARWLPNIPRNGFVHNKHGDSESDSDSESASEVNSKHRLLLESIVSLLPAEKGAVSCSFLLKLVKAANLLNASSSSKMELAKRVALQLDEATVSDLLIPSGSYLNGTRYDVDIVMTILEQFLLQGQSPPTSPPRSKFGFERRRSRSAENIDFEFQESRRSSSASHGSKLKVAKLVDGYLQEIAREVNLSLSKFIVISESIPDFARIDHDDLYRAIDIYLKAHPDLNKSERKRLCRILDCKKLSMEACMHAAQNELLPLRVVVQVLFFEQARAAMAGGKVAELPSNIKALLASHGIDPSKPPPPLSTTTTIAGDDQWSVSGLKSPRSKISTLRMKLAEDDGLDENYINPDGTARSSRLKNTICALPSRPKRIFSKLWSASRTPSEKN is encoded by the exons ATGAAGTTTATGAAGCTTGGATCTCGCCCAGATACTTTCTATACTACTGAAGCTGTTAG gtCTATTTCCTCTGAGGTTTCTAGTGATCTTATAATTCAAGTCAAGGGAAGCAGATATTTGCTTCACAAG TTTCCTCTTCTGTCCAAGTGTTCTAGGCTTCAGAAGCTATGTTCTGAATCTCCCGAGTCATCACAACACCAAATAGTACAACTCCCTGATTTCCCAGGTGGGGTTGAAGCATTTGAGCTCTGTGCAAAGTTTTGTTATGGTATAACCATAACACTTAGTGCATACAACATAGTGTCCACACGTTGTGCTGCTGAGTATTTGCAGATGACAGAAGATGTTGAGAAAGGTAACCTTATTTACAAGATTGAAGTTTTCTTCAACTCTTGCATCCTTAATGGTTGGAGAGACTCAATTGTGACACTACAAAGCACAAAAGCTTATGCTTTGTGGTCAGAGGAACTTGAAATTACAAGCAGATGTATTGAAGCAATTGCTTCCAAGGTCTTAACTCACCCCTCAAAGGTGAGCCTTTCCCACAGTTACTCAAGGAGAGGTACTAGAGATGATGTGTCATCATgcaatggtggtggtggtggagagAGCCAAAGACATAGGACAACATCCAAAGGTTGGTGGGCTGAGGATTTAGCAGAGTTGGATATAGACCTTTATTGGAGAACTATGATAGCTATTAAATCAGGTGGAAAGATCCCCACCAATCTAATTGGAGATGCCTTGAAAATTTATGCTGCTAGATGGTTACCAAACATTCCTAGAAATGGATTTGTTCACAACAAGCATGGAGATTCCGAGTCTGATTCTGATTCTGAGTCAGCAAGTGAAGTAAACTCTAAGCATAGATTACTGTTGGAGTCTATAGTGAGTCTACTTCCAGCAGAGAAAGGTGCTGTTTCTTGTAGTTTTCTCCTCAAACTTGTCAAGGCAGCCAATCTTCTTAATGCTTCTTCCTCTTCTAAAATGGAATTGGCAAAAAGGGTGGCACTCCAATTAGATGAAGCTACTGTCAGTGATTTGTTAATACCTTCTGGTTCTTACTTAAACGGCACACGTTATGATGTAGACATAGTGATGACTATATTGGAACAGTTCCTGTTACAGGGGCAGAGTCCTCCAACTAGTCCTCccaggtctaagtttgggtttgaaAGGAGGAGGTCTCGTTCAGCTGAGAATATTGACTTTGAGTTTCAGGAGAGCAGGAGGTCTTCTTCTGCATCACATGGATCAAAGTTGAAAGTGGCAAAGCTTGTGGATGGTTATCTTCAAGAGATTGCTAGGGAAGTGAATTTGTCACTCTCCAAGTTCATTGTTATTTCTGAGTCTATACCTGATTTTGCTAGGATTGACCATGATGATCTCTACAGAGCTATTGACATTTATCTTAAG GCACACCCAGATCTCAATAAGAGTGAAAGAAAGAGATTATGTCGAATTCTAGACTGCAAAAAACTATCTATGGAGGCTTGTATGCACGCTGCACAAAACGAGTTACTCCCACTAAGAGTGGTGGTCCAAGTTTTATTCTTTGAGCAAGCTAGAGCTGCTATGGCAGGTGGTAAAGTGGCTGAACTACCTAGCAACATAAAAGCACTTCTAGCCTCACATGGAATTGACCCATCAAAGCCTCCACCACCATTAAGTACCACAACCACCATAGCAGGTGATGATCAATGGAGTGTCTCTGGCCTTAAGTCACCAAGGTCCAAGATCTCAACTTTAAGAATGAAGTTGGCTGAAGATGATGGTTTAGATGAAAATTACATCAACCCTGATGGGACTGCAAGAAGCTCTAGGCTTAAAAATACTATATGTGCTCTTCCCAGTAGACCCAAAAGAATTTTCAGTAAGTTATGGTCAGCCAGCAGAACTCCAAGTGAAAAAAATTGA
- the LOC115712189 gene encoding uncharacterized protein LOC115712189, which yields MDFSGQFTNKMEMKVEIPSETEMIMGGSGPGSGSGSGSGSGLTRQASVTKNNCLCSPTTHAGSFRCRLHRAPSLQRTKSIDTNANLRESKPNITTTTTSTTTNVQ from the coding sequence ATGGATTTCAGTGGACAATTCACTAACAAGATGGAGATGAAGGTTGAGATTCCATCAGAAACAGAAATGATCATGGGTGGATCTGGACCCGGGTCCGGATCCGGGTCGGGTTCAGGGTCAGGGCTTACAAGGCAGGCAAGTGTTACAAAGAACAATTGCCTATGTTCCCCAACAACTCATGCAGGGTCGTTCAGGTGCAGGCTTCATAGAGCACCAAGTCTCCAAAGAACCAAAAGTATTGACACTAATGCAAACCTTCGTGAATCAAAGCCCAatattactactactactacttccACTACTACTAATGTTCAGTGA